The following are from one region of the Amycolatopsis sp. QT-25 genome:
- a CDS encoding ionic transporter y4hA, with protein sequence MSWTTVMPILAIVVLALSWGRELGPVPVAVVALALGGTVLAAVHHAEVVAHRVGEPFGSLVLAIAVTVIEVALIVTMMSSGGPEAGTLARDTVFAAVMITMNGIAGISLLVGARRYGETHFNPEGSGGALATVATLASVSLVLPTFTTSTPGPAFNGTQLTFAAVASLLLYGLFVLTQTVRHRDFFLPVDSEGSVKEEEHAEPPTKRAALTSLGLLLVALVAVVGLAKVESPAIEAGVRAAGFPQSFVGVVIAMLVLLPETLAATRAARRDRMQTSLNLAYGSAIASIGLTIPTIALASIWLDGPLLLGLGATHIVLLALTIAVSVLTVVPGRATRLQGGVHLVLLGSFLVLAINP encoded by the coding sequence ATGTCTTGGACCACCGTCATGCCGATCCTCGCCATAGTCGTCCTGGCGCTGAGCTGGGGCCGCGAGCTGGGCCCGGTGCCGGTGGCCGTCGTCGCGCTGGCGCTCGGCGGGACCGTACTGGCCGCCGTTCACCACGCCGAAGTGGTCGCGCATCGCGTCGGGGAACCCTTCGGCTCGCTGGTGCTGGCGATCGCGGTCACGGTCATCGAAGTCGCGCTGATCGTGACGATGATGTCCTCCGGCGGCCCCGAGGCCGGCACGCTGGCCCGTGACACCGTGTTCGCCGCGGTGATGATCACGATGAACGGCATCGCGGGCATTTCGCTCCTGGTCGGCGCCCGTCGCTACGGTGAGACGCATTTCAACCCCGAAGGCAGCGGCGGCGCCCTCGCCACCGTGGCGACACTCGCCTCCGTCAGCCTCGTGTTGCCGACGTTCACCACCAGTACTCCCGGCCCGGCCTTCAACGGGACGCAACTGACCTTCGCCGCTGTCGCCTCACTGCTGCTCTACGGCCTTTTCGTGCTCACCCAGACCGTGCGCCACCGTGACTTCTTCCTGCCCGTCGACAGCGAGGGTTCCGTCAAGGAGGAGGAACACGCCGAACCGCCGACCAAGAGGGCCGCGCTGACCAGCCTCGGATTGCTGCTGGTGGCGCTGGTCGCCGTCGTCGGCCTGGCGAAGGTCGAGTCCCCGGCGATCGAAGCGGGGGTCAGGGCTGCGGGCTTCCCGCAGTCGTTCGTCGGCGTCGTGATCGCCATGCTGGTCCTGCTGCCGGAGACCCTGGCCGCGACCAGGGCCGCTCGGCGCGACCGGATGCAGACCAGCCTCAACCTCGCCTACGGTTCGGCGATCGCGAGCATCGGGCTCACCATCCCGACCATCGCGCTGGCGTCGATCTGGCTGGACGGACCGCTGCTGCTGGGCCTCGGCGCGACCCACATCGTGCTGCTGGCGCTGACGATCGCGGTCAGCGTGCTCACCGTCGTCCCCGGCCGCGCGACCCGGCTGCAGGGCGGGGTGCACCTGGTCCTGCTCGGCTCGTTCCTGGTCCTCGCCATCAATCCGTGA
- the ligA gene encoding NAD-dependent DNA ligase LigA, which yields MNARDRIQELADQIVVLRDAYYRGSPKVADADYDAIEDELRGLLEANPELTPDPNPLDQVGAPAVLHAPIRHSRPMLSLEKATKPEQVVAFFTRFPGQPVVVMPKLDGLSLALVYENGRLARAVTRGDGTTGDDVTMLVRALTDGVPDEVDAPGRVEVRGEAVMLRSTFAAYNEVHPDKPLINPRNAAAGTLRAKDPATVAERRLQFFAFDLSTEPDSAETDLDSALSTLGFAAADMRRCEDAEAAQAVITAIEQQRNDLDYDLDGAVLRLADRDAYAAAGTRSSSPRGALAFKFAAEEKTTVLADVVWDVGKTGKIAPVAWLEPVFVGGTTVTRATLANQEVIRARGIKIGDTVLVRRAGDVIPFVAGVLDASKRTGEEREIVPPSVCPSCEEPLTEQGNSRELFCTNVACPAQTVRRLIHWASRAAADIDAIGGVWIERLAEAGMLENPSDFYRLTKETLLEFDRIGEISATRMIESIDKSRAVGLRRALIGLAIPMASEGTAARLCRAGFGSLEDVADAGEEGLVAVEDIGPKVAASLIEHLTRLRPELERLREAGVSLDVREEDLPPVVAAGAPLEGKTVVVTGSISNPRSGEKVPRPTFQRLCEKAGATIASSVSANTDLLITGADVGASKLTKAEKLEVEVVDQGVIWQQLIEAGVV from the coding sequence GTGAACGCTCGGGACCGCATCCAAGAACTCGCCGACCAGATCGTCGTCCTTCGCGACGCCTACTACCGGGGCTCGCCGAAGGTGGCCGACGCAGACTACGACGCGATCGAAGACGAATTGCGCGGTCTTCTCGAGGCCAACCCCGAGCTGACCCCGGACCCGAATCCGCTCGACCAGGTCGGCGCGCCCGCCGTCCTGCACGCACCCATCCGGCACTCGCGTCCGATGTTGTCGCTGGAGAAGGCGACCAAACCCGAGCAGGTCGTAGCGTTCTTCACCCGCTTCCCCGGCCAGCCGGTGGTCGTGATGCCCAAGCTCGACGGCCTGTCGCTGGCGCTGGTCTACGAGAACGGGCGGCTCGCCAGGGCCGTCACCCGCGGCGACGGGACCACGGGCGACGACGTGACCATGCTGGTGCGTGCGCTGACCGACGGTGTCCCGGACGAGGTCGACGCGCCCGGCCGGGTCGAGGTCCGCGGCGAGGCCGTCATGCTGCGCTCCACTTTCGCCGCCTACAACGAGGTCCACCCGGACAAACCGCTGATCAACCCGCGGAACGCCGCCGCCGGAACCCTGCGTGCCAAGGATCCGGCCACCGTCGCCGAGCGACGCCTCCAGTTCTTCGCCTTCGACCTCTCCACGGAACCCGACAGCGCGGAAACCGATCTGGACAGCGCGCTGAGCACGCTCGGGTTCGCCGCCGCCGACATGCGGCGCTGCGAAGACGCCGAGGCGGCGCAGGCCGTCATCACGGCGATCGAGCAGCAGCGCAACGACCTCGACTACGACCTCGATGGTGCCGTGCTGCGCCTGGCCGATCGTGACGCCTACGCGGCCGCCGGAACCCGGTCCAGCTCCCCGCGCGGCGCGCTGGCGTTCAAGTTTGCCGCCGAGGAGAAGACCACGGTGCTCGCCGACGTGGTCTGGGATGTCGGCAAGACCGGCAAGATCGCTCCCGTCGCGTGGCTGGAGCCGGTGTTCGTCGGCGGGACCACCGTCACCCGGGCGACACTGGCCAACCAGGAGGTCATCCGCGCCCGCGGCATCAAGATCGGCGACACCGTGCTGGTGCGCCGCGCGGGCGACGTGATCCCGTTCGTGGCGGGTGTCCTCGACGCCTCCAAGCGCACGGGCGAGGAGCGGGAGATCGTGCCGCCGTCGGTGTGCCCCTCGTGCGAAGAACCGTTGACCGAACAGGGCAACAGCCGGGAACTGTTCTGCACCAACGTCGCCTGCCCCGCACAGACCGTCCGGCGGCTGATCCACTGGGCGTCGCGCGCGGCCGCGGACATCGACGCGATCGGCGGGGTCTGGATCGAGCGGCTCGCCGAGGCCGGGATGCTCGAGAACCCGTCGGACTTCTACCGGCTCACCAAGGAAACACTGCTGGAGTTCGACCGCATCGGCGAAATCTCCGCCACCCGCATGATCGAGTCCATCGACAAGAGCCGCGCCGTCGGCCTGCGCCGGGCGCTGATCGGGCTGGCGATCCCGATGGCCTCCGAAGGCACCGCCGCGCGGTTGTGCCGGGCGGGCTTCGGTTCGCTGGAAGACGTCGCCGACGCGGGCGAAGAAGGTCTCGTCGCCGTGGAGGACATCGGCCCGAAGGTCGCCGCGTCCCTGATCGAGCACCTCACCCGGCTGCGTCCCGAACTCGAGCGGCTGCGGGAGGCCGGCGTCTCACTGGACGTGCGCGAAGAAGACCTTCCGCCGGTCGTCGCGGCCGGCGCGCCGCTGGAAGGCAAGACGGTCGTGGTCACCGGATCGATCAGCAACCCCCGGTCCGGCGAAAAGGTGCCGCGCCCCACCTTTCAGCGGCTGTGCGAGAAGGCGGGCGCGACCATCGCGTCGTCCGTCTCGGCGAACACAGACCTGCTGATCACCGGCGCCGACGTCGGGGCGAGCAAATTGACGAAGGCCGAGAAGCTCGAGGTCGAGGTCGTGGACCAAGGCGTGATCTGGCAGCAGTTGATCGAGGCGGGAGTCGTCTGA
- a CDS encoding family 2 encapsulin nanocompartment cargo protein terpene cyclase — MTEQGALATLLAGPSGLGTSAARLAARLTAVSPAVEKTPPPGEPALDPAYAYRPWGDGSAPPLYCPVTERVDDPLAEEVDRRLVLWAGECGFDEQECEQIGKAGFGRLVMLAHPDCEDPDKLLISARLNAAWWAADDLYADDTSLGAVPAELPPKLALAMAAMDPVPSLGEFSRDLDKTLRNDRVLVALDSGTGFLRRAGTAAQVQRVCYSTFAMFVSWTAYAAWRHSGKYPPAWEYLAARQHDSFYTSMTLIDVLGGYELTSNLYYDPRVREAAIQAGTAAVLVNDVHSVAKDLEDESPPCNAVLLIAGDRKCSIEEATAITVELHNDVVRDFQAAYERLSAVPSLELQRFLRGLRGWMGGGFEWHSTSPRYRAVSGKAR; from the coding sequence ATGACCGAACAGGGTGCGCTCGCCACACTACTGGCCGGTCCGAGCGGACTGGGCACGTCAGCCGCTCGGCTGGCGGCCCGGTTGACCGCTGTTTCCCCGGCGGTGGAGAAAACTCCGCCGCCAGGGGAACCCGCTCTCGACCCGGCCTACGCCTACCGGCCGTGGGGCGACGGGTCCGCGCCGCCGCTGTACTGCCCCGTCACCGAACGCGTCGACGATCCGCTCGCGGAGGAGGTCGACAGGCGACTGGTCCTGTGGGCGGGGGAGTGCGGGTTCGATGAGCAGGAATGCGAGCAGATCGGGAAGGCGGGGTTCGGCAGGCTCGTCATGCTCGCCCACCCGGACTGCGAGGATCCCGACAAACTGCTGATCTCCGCACGGCTCAACGCCGCGTGGTGGGCCGCCGACGACCTCTACGCCGACGACACGTCGCTCGGCGCCGTGCCGGCGGAGCTGCCGCCGAAGCTGGCGCTCGCGATGGCCGCCATGGACCCGGTGCCGTCGCTGGGCGAATTCAGCCGCGACCTCGACAAAACGCTGCGAAACGACCGGGTCCTGGTGGCCCTCGACTCGGGGACGGGCTTCTTGCGGCGAGCCGGGACCGCCGCGCAGGTCCAACGTGTCTGCTATTCGACTTTCGCGATGTTCGTGAGCTGGACCGCGTACGCGGCCTGGCGTCACAGCGGGAAATACCCGCCCGCCTGGGAGTACCTCGCGGCCCGGCAGCACGACAGCTTCTACACGTCGATGACGCTGATCGACGTCCTCGGCGGCTACGAGCTGACGTCGAACCTCTACTACGACCCGCGGGTCCGTGAGGCAGCGATCCAAGCGGGCACGGCCGCCGTGCTCGTCAACGACGTGCACTCGGTCGCCAAAGACCTCGAGGACGAGTCGCCGCCTTGCAACGCGGTGCTGCTGATCGCCGGCGACCGGAAATGCTCGATCGAGGAGGCCACAGCGATCACCGTCGAACTGCACAACGACGTCGTCCGCGACTTCCAAGCGGCGTACGAGCGGCTGAGTGCGGTGCCTTCCCTTGAACTGCAACGGTTCTTGCGTGGGTTGCGGGGATGGATGGGCGGCGGTTTCGAATGGCATTCGACGAGTCCGCGGTACCGGGCGGTGAGTGGTAAGGCGCGTTGA
- a CDS encoding geranyl diphosphate 2-C-methyltransferase: protein MTIARTPAPTKVLRTEYQKSVASYWNKEKDPVNLRLGDVDGLYHHHYGIGEVDWSVLEGPENTRDERIIAEMHRLETAQADVLLDHLGDVEPDDRLLDAGCGRGGTSIMANARFGCHVDGISISEKQVEFANHQAEIRGVADRVRYHFRNMLDTGFETGSRKAIWNNESTMYVDLYELFAEHARQLEFGGRYVTITGCYNDVTGGRSKAVAQIDQHYTCNIHPRSQYFKAMTANDLVPISVVDLTPDTIPYWELRAKSSVATGIEGPFLDAYREGSFHYLLIAADRV, encoded by the coding sequence GTGACCATCGCCCGGACCCCCGCTCCCACAAAGGTGCTGCGCACCGAATACCAGAAGTCGGTGGCGTCGTACTGGAACAAGGAGAAGGACCCGGTCAACCTGCGTCTGGGTGATGTGGACGGGCTCTATCACCACCACTACGGGATCGGCGAGGTCGACTGGTCGGTGCTCGAAGGCCCGGAGAACACCCGTGACGAGCGGATCATCGCCGAGATGCACCGGCTGGAGACCGCGCAGGCGGACGTCCTGCTCGACCACCTCGGCGACGTCGAACCGGACGACCGGCTCCTCGACGCCGGCTGCGGGCGTGGTGGAACCAGCATCATGGCCAACGCGCGGTTCGGCTGTCACGTCGACGGGATCTCGATCTCGGAGAAGCAGGTCGAGTTCGCCAACCACCAGGCGGAGATCAGGGGCGTCGCCGACCGGGTGCGCTACCACTTCCGGAACATGCTCGACACCGGCTTCGAGACCGGGTCGCGCAAGGCGATCTGGAACAACGAAAGCACCATGTACGTGGACCTCTACGAGCTCTTCGCCGAGCACGCGCGACAGCTGGAGTTCGGCGGGCGTTACGTCACCATCACCGGCTGCTACAACGACGTGACCGGTGGCCGGTCCAAGGCCGTCGCGCAGATCGACCAGCACTACACCTGCAACATCCATCCGCGCAGCCAGTACTTCAAGGCCATGACGGCCAACGACCTGGTGCCGATCTCGGTGGTGGACCTGACGCCGGACACGATCCCGTACTGGGAACTGCGGGCGAAGTCTTCGGTGGCGACCGGGATCGAGGGCCCGTTCCTGGACGCCTATCGCGAAGGCAGCTTCCACTATCTGCTGATCGCCGCGGACCGCGTCTGA